One window from the genome of Paenibacillus azoreducens encodes:
- a CDS encoding response regulator transcription factor, producing the protein MENAARILIVEDDSDICQLITDALLKEGYKVNAVHNGLAAVDEFAANRYDLMILDIMLPGIDGFEVLRRIREKEKIPILLLSAKDEEVDKILGLGGGADDYLTKPFLLGELLARVRAQLRRCFYYHPEVVRTSDPVISYKKLKMNLNTYQVEVDGETKVLTSKEFDILRLLISSPRRVFTKSQIFENIWNEPFSSEVDENTIMVHIRRLRIKIEADPSHPEYIQTVWGIGYRLGGEE; encoded by the coding sequence ATGGAAAATGCCGCCCGTATTTTAATTGTTGAAGATGACTCGGATATATGCCAGCTAATTACTGACGCTCTTCTTAAAGAGGGGTATAAGGTGAACGCGGTCCATAATGGTCTTGCAGCTGTTGATGAATTTGCTGCTAATCGTTATGATCTAATGATCTTGGATATCATGCTTCCTGGAATCGACGGTTTCGAAGTTCTTAGAAGAATAAGGGAGAAGGAGAAGATCCCCATCCTATTATTATCGGCAAAAGACGAAGAAGTAGACAAGATTTTAGGGCTTGGAGGAGGCGCGGACGATTATTTGACAAAGCCCTTTTTGCTTGGAGAACTTTTGGCCCGTGTGAGAGCCCAATTGCGCAGGTGCTTTTATTATCATCCCGAGGTTGTAAGAACATCCGATCCGGTTATTTCTTATAAAAAATTGAAGATGAATTTGAATACGTACCAAGTCGAAGTGGATGGAGAAACCAAAGTTTTGACCTCAAAAGAATTTGATATCTTAAGATTACTTATTTCCAGTCCTAGGCGTGTATTTACCAAATCCCAGATTTTCGAAAATATATGGAACGAGCCGTTTTCCTCCGAGGTGGACGAAAATACGATCATGGTTCATATCCGGCGCTTGCGAATAAAAATTGAAGCAGATCCTTCGCATCCCGAATATATTCAGACCGTTTGGGGGATCGGGTACCGTTTAGGCGGAGAGGAGTAG
- a CDS encoding sensor histidine kinase encodes MLGIFIIISLGTALIVQSIHQMIFIRQVKSISQGLAELRSNERFFLHVSTRSTVLNELAEQVNLIGDHIQSLNQRTKRLEKVQRQVMTHIAHDLRTPLTSLSGYAELLKNKVDLSHEEMTKYADIIFLKSQNMTRIIRDFFEWARLEADDVKMNFQKVNMVKKVEEVLLSFLQDFNHLGVEPILDLPKSPLWAWADPASIERILSNLITNSLRYGADGGKHGIRMWSKEGRVWIEIWDSGQGILPENIPFVFERLYKGKRHYGSSSGSGLGLSITKKLIEKHHGEIFVHSVPFEKTSFTFYI; translated from the coding sequence ATGCTGGGAATCTTTATCATCATATCATTGGGAACTGCTTTGATTGTTCAGTCTATTCATCAGATGATATTTATCCGCCAGGTTAAATCTATTAGTCAGGGACTGGCGGAATTACGGTCTAATGAAAGGTTTTTTTTGCATGTCAGCACAAGGAGCACGGTTCTGAATGAGCTGGCTGAACAGGTGAATTTAATAGGGGATCATATTCAATCGCTGAATCAACGAACCAAACGGCTCGAGAAAGTTCAAAGACAGGTGATGACCCATATTGCACACGATTTGCGGACACCCCTAACCTCGTTATCCGGTTACGCCGAATTATTAAAAAATAAAGTGGATTTAAGCCATGAAGAAATGACAAAGTATGCGGATATTATATTTTTAAAGTCGCAGAATATGACCCGGATTATCCGAGATTTTTTTGAATGGGCCAGGCTTGAGGCTGATGACGTCAAAATGAATTTTCAAAAGGTGAACATGGTGAAGAAAGTTGAAGAGGTACTGCTATCATTTCTGCAGGATTTCAATCATTTAGGGGTCGAACCCATTCTTGATTTGCCAAAATCACCGCTATGGGCGTGGGCTGACCCCGCCAGCATTGAAAGGATATTAAGCAACCTGATTACGAATTCTTTGCGTTATGGTGCAGATGGAGGCAAGCACGGTATTCGAATGTGGTCCAAAGAAGGACGCGTATGGATTGAAATATGGGACTCAGGGCAAGGAATTCTTCCCGAGAACATCCCGTTTGTTTTTGAACGCCTTTACAAGGGAAAGAGACACTACGGCTCTTCATCAGGGAGCGGCCTTGGGCTTAGCATTACAAAGAAATTAATCGAAAAACATCATGGTGAAATATTTGTTCACAGCGTTCCGTTTGAAAAAACATCTTTTACCTTTTACATATAG